In a genomic window of Wyeomyia smithii strain HCP4-BCI-WySm-NY-G18 chromosome 1, ASM2978416v1, whole genome shotgun sequence:
- the LOC129717506 gene encoding beta-galactosidase-like isoform X1 — translation MRLLHWTLLIIGLMLIACQLSSGQRVVENKKRTFEIDFNNNTFLKDGKPFQYVAGSFHYFRAMPQSWGRILRLMRAAGLNAVTTYVEWSLHNPKEGVYNWQGMADIEQFIHLAQEEDLLVILRPGPYICAERDMGGFPYWLLHKHPGIQLRTGDVAYLSEVRTWYSELFSRLEPYLYGNGGPIIMVQVENEYGSFFACDHRYMEWLRDETERYVRGHAVLFTNNGPGMTACGGVDGALSTLDFGSGTTEEINGYWNDLRKNQPKGPLVNSEYYPGWLTHWQEPEMARVPIDPIVASLREMLSNGVNVNIYMFYGGTNFGFTAGANEMGSGLYTPDITSYDYDAPLNEAGDPTPKYAAIREVISEFFPIPDVPVPTPACKVSIPEVTLIPIDSILNRHVLHVVASPKITNTTPLSFEAINQYSGLVLYEASIPANLKTDPMKLTVEKLHDKGYVFVDSLFVGTLSRQNNVNSLPIALGLGETLQIIVENEGRINFGTPNDFKGILGRVFINTQPIQNWTMTGIPLDDIGRLSKFIHNKLQENDLHPMKQLRLPRGFPIQRGPTLFYGTFDLNELCDTYLNPSGWGKGVAFVNGFNLGRYWPLVGPQITLYVPRSILKQQGNEIILVEFQMVKKPLVTVQFDSSPMFH, via the exons ATGCGTCTGTTGCATTGGACCTTATTAATAATCGGTCTGATGCTGATCGCTTGCCAGTTAAGTTCCGGTCAGAGGGTAGTCGAAAACAAAAAG CGCACGTTCGAAATCGACTTCAACAACAACACGTTCCTGAAGGACGGGAAACCCTTCCAGTATGTGGCTGGTTCGTTTCATTACTTTCGCGCCATGCCGCAATCGTGGGGCCGTATACTGCGATTGATGAGAGCCGCCGGTTTGAATGCCGTTACAAC GTATGTAGAATGGTCCCTGCACAATCCTAAGGAGGGCGTCTACAACTGGCAGGGGATGGCCGATATCGAACAATTCATACACTTGGCACAGGAAGAGGATTTGCTGGTAATACTGCGGCCTGGACCGTACATCTGTGCGGAACGGGACATGGGGGGATTTCCCTACTGGCTTCTGCACAAGCATCCTGGCATCCAGCTGAGAACCGGTGATGTTG CATATTTAAGCGAAGTGCGAACTTGGTATTCCGAGCTATTCTCACGACTAGAACCGTACCTCTACGGAAATGGAGGCCCAATAATTATGGTACAGGTGGAAAATGAGTACGGTTCGTTTTTTGCCTGTGATCACAGGTACATGGAATGGCTGCGGGACGAAACAG AGAGATACGTTCGAGGGCATGCCGTGCTGTTCACAAATAACGGTCCGGGAATGACGGCTTGTGGAGGCGTAGATGGCGCTTTGAGTACACTAGATTTTGGTTCTGGAACAA CTGAAGAAATTAACGGTTACTGGAATGATCTTCGCAAGAATCAACCAAAGGGACCATTAGTGAATTCTGAGTATTATCCTGGTTGGTTAACGCATTGGCAAGAGCCTGAAATGGCTCGAGTTCCAATTGATCCCATCGTAGCATCGTTGAG AGAAATGTTGTCGAATGGAGTAAACGTCAACATTTATATGTTCTATGGAGGCACGAATTTTGGTTTCACAGCAGGAGCGAACGAAATGGGTTCTGGTTTGTATACTCCGGATATCACGTCCTATGACTACGATGCACCTCTAAACGAGGCTGGAGATCCAACTCCTAAGTATGCAGCAATCCGGGAGGTTATATCAGAGTTTTTTCCTATTCCAGATGTTCCTGTTCCAACTCCTG CATGCAAGGTGTCAATACCCGAAGTTACGCTGATTCCGATCGATAGTATACTAAACAGGCATGTATTGCATGTAGTCGCATCTCCGAAAATAACGAACACCACTCCTTTATCATTCGAGGCAATTAATCAATACTCTGGATTAGTTCTGTACGAGGCATCAATTCCAGCAAACTTAAAAACAGATCCAATGAAGCTAACCGTAGAGAAACTCCATGATAAGGGTTACGTATTTGTAGATTCG CTATTTGTTGGAACACTGTCTAGACAGAACAACGTCAATTCGTTACCGATAGCGCTGGGCCTGGGCGAGACGCTGCAAATCATTGTAGAAAACGAAGGCCGGATCAATTTTGGCACACCAAACGACTTCAAAGGTATTTTGGGTCGTGTGTTCATCAACACGCAACCGATTCAGAACTGGACTATGACTGGAATTCCGCTGGATGATATAGGGAGGCTAAGCAAGTTCATTCATAATAAGCTGCAGGAAAACGATCTTCATCCCATGAAACAGTTGAGGCTACCCAGGGGATTTCCGATACAGCGTGGGCCTACGCTGTTCTACGGAACGTTCGATCTCAACGAACTATGTGATACGTACCTGAATCCGTCCGGCTGGGGTAAGGGTGTGGCTTTCGTGAACGGATTCAATCTAGGACGCTATTGGCCTTTGGTTGGGCCTCAGATCACGTTGTATGTACCGCGGTCTATACTGAAGCAACAAGGTAATGAAATTATTCTCGTGGAGTTTCAAATGGTTAAGAAACCGTTGGTTACCGTACAGTTCGATAGTAGTCCGATGTTCCATTGA
- the LOC129717506 gene encoding beta-galactosidase-like isoform X2 — MRLLHWTLLIIGLMLIACQLSSGQRVVENKKRTFEIDFNNNTFLKDGKPFQYVAGSFHYFRAMPQSWGRILRLMRAAGLNAVTTYVEWSLHNPKEGVYNWQGMADIEQFIHLAQEEDLLVILRPGPYICAERDMGGFPYWLLHKHPGIQLRTGDVVRTWYSELFSRLEPYLYGNGGPIIMVQVENEYGSFFACDHRYMEWLRDETERYVRGHAVLFTNNGPGMTACGGVDGALSTLDFGSGTTEEINGYWNDLRKNQPKGPLVNSEYYPGWLTHWQEPEMARVPIDPIVASLREMLSNGVNVNIYMFYGGTNFGFTAGANEMGSGLYTPDITSYDYDAPLNEAGDPTPKYAAIREVISEFFPIPDVPVPTPACKVSIPEVTLIPIDSILNRHVLHVVASPKITNTTPLSFEAINQYSGLVLYEASIPANLKTDPMKLTVEKLHDKGYVFVDSLFVGTLSRQNNVNSLPIALGLGETLQIIVENEGRINFGTPNDFKGILGRVFINTQPIQNWTMTGIPLDDIGRLSKFIHNKLQENDLHPMKQLRLPRGFPIQRGPTLFYGTFDLNELCDTYLNPSGWGKGVAFVNGFNLGRYWPLVGPQITLYVPRSILKQQGNEIILVEFQMVKKPLVTVQFDSSPMFH, encoded by the exons ATGCGTCTGTTGCATTGGACCTTATTAATAATCGGTCTGATGCTGATCGCTTGCCAGTTAAGTTCCGGTCAGAGGGTAGTCGAAAACAAAAAG CGCACGTTCGAAATCGACTTCAACAACAACACGTTCCTGAAGGACGGGAAACCCTTCCAGTATGTGGCTGGTTCGTTTCATTACTTTCGCGCCATGCCGCAATCGTGGGGCCGTATACTGCGATTGATGAGAGCCGCCGGTTTGAATGCCGTTACAAC GTATGTAGAATGGTCCCTGCACAATCCTAAGGAGGGCGTCTACAACTGGCAGGGGATGGCCGATATCGAACAATTCATACACTTGGCACAGGAAGAGGATTTGCTGGTAATACTGCGGCCTGGACCGTACATCTGTGCGGAACGGGACATGGGGGGATTTCCCTACTGGCTTCTGCACAAGCATCCTGGCATCCAGCTGAGAACCGGTGATGTTG TGCGAACTTGGTATTCCGAGCTATTCTCACGACTAGAACCGTACCTCTACGGAAATGGAGGCCCAATAATTATGGTACAGGTGGAAAATGAGTACGGTTCGTTTTTTGCCTGTGATCACAGGTACATGGAATGGCTGCGGGACGAAACAG AGAGATACGTTCGAGGGCATGCCGTGCTGTTCACAAATAACGGTCCGGGAATGACGGCTTGTGGAGGCGTAGATGGCGCTTTGAGTACACTAGATTTTGGTTCTGGAACAA CTGAAGAAATTAACGGTTACTGGAATGATCTTCGCAAGAATCAACCAAAGGGACCATTAGTGAATTCTGAGTATTATCCTGGTTGGTTAACGCATTGGCAAGAGCCTGAAATGGCTCGAGTTCCAATTGATCCCATCGTAGCATCGTTGAG AGAAATGTTGTCGAATGGAGTAAACGTCAACATTTATATGTTCTATGGAGGCACGAATTTTGGTTTCACAGCAGGAGCGAACGAAATGGGTTCTGGTTTGTATACTCCGGATATCACGTCCTATGACTACGATGCACCTCTAAACGAGGCTGGAGATCCAACTCCTAAGTATGCAGCAATCCGGGAGGTTATATCAGAGTTTTTTCCTATTCCAGATGTTCCTGTTCCAACTCCTG CATGCAAGGTGTCAATACCCGAAGTTACGCTGATTCCGATCGATAGTATACTAAACAGGCATGTATTGCATGTAGTCGCATCTCCGAAAATAACGAACACCACTCCTTTATCATTCGAGGCAATTAATCAATACTCTGGATTAGTTCTGTACGAGGCATCAATTCCAGCAAACTTAAAAACAGATCCAATGAAGCTAACCGTAGAGAAACTCCATGATAAGGGTTACGTATTTGTAGATTCG CTATTTGTTGGAACACTGTCTAGACAGAACAACGTCAATTCGTTACCGATAGCGCTGGGCCTGGGCGAGACGCTGCAAATCATTGTAGAAAACGAAGGCCGGATCAATTTTGGCACACCAAACGACTTCAAAGGTATTTTGGGTCGTGTGTTCATCAACACGCAACCGATTCAGAACTGGACTATGACTGGAATTCCGCTGGATGATATAGGGAGGCTAAGCAAGTTCATTCATAATAAGCTGCAGGAAAACGATCTTCATCCCATGAAACAGTTGAGGCTACCCAGGGGATTTCCGATACAGCGTGGGCCTACGCTGTTCTACGGAACGTTCGATCTCAACGAACTATGTGATACGTACCTGAATCCGTCCGGCTGGGGTAAGGGTGTGGCTTTCGTGAACGGATTCAATCTAGGACGCTATTGGCCTTTGGTTGGGCCTCAGATCACGTTGTATGTACCGCGGTCTATACTGAAGCAACAAGGTAATGAAATTATTCTCGTGGAGTTTCAAATGGTTAAGAAACCGTTGGTTACCGTACAGTTCGATAGTAGTCCGATGTTCCATTGA
- the LOC129725976 gene encoding beta-galactosidase-like isoform X2 encodes MIDSCRFLLLVTVGLGLTVNPSVQTDERSFSIDYERDTFVMDGKDFRYVAGSFHYFRALPETWRTKLRTMRAGGLNAVDLYVQWSLHNPKENVYVWDGIANITDVLEAAVEEDLYVILRPGPYICAEIDNGGLPYWLFTKYPGIQVRTSDANYLEEVRIWYENLMPQLTKYMYGNGGPIIMVQIENEYGAFGKCDKNYLNFLKNETEKYTEDKAILFTVDRPYGEEFECGQIPGVFITTDFGLMTDEEVDSHKTRLRSVQPKGPLVNTEFYTGWLTHWQEPNQRRPAEPLANTLRKMLQDGWNVDFYMYFGGTNFGFWAGANDWGLGKYMADITSYDYDAPMDEAGDPTMKYTVFRDIIGQYIDLPVMSVPDSAPKMTHEPVSMDHVDRIFTANAREKLGSEPKTSDRLLTFEELNQNSGFVLYETSLPKFTRDPSQLTVEGLRDRAQIYVDEFFVGTLSRENAIETLPISAGWGSKLSIFVENQGRINFDILDDYKGILGNVTIQIYEEPYEKKLSGWTISSYTFADVSMLKQLIDSTTDGLGVNSRGICIHGPVVFKGELNINATEIHDTYIDMSGWGKGFVFVNGFNLGRYWPVAGPQVTLYLPKELLHEGSNELILVELQRAPTDRLIHFSDRAILDEV; translated from the exons ATGATTGACTCGTGCCGATTCCTCCTGCTGGTAACCGTAGGGTTAGGCCTGACCGTAAATCCCAGCGTACAAACT GATGAACGTTCCTTCTCCATCGATTATGAGCGGGACACGTTCGTGATGGACGGGAAGGATTTTCGGTATGTGGCCGGATCGTTCCATTACTTTCGCGCTTTGCCCGAGACTTGGCGAACGAAGCTGCGAACGATGCGTGCCGGGGGACTGAATGCGGTTGATTTGTACGTGCAATGGTCATTGCATAATCCGAAGGAGAACGTTTACGTGTGGGACGGAATTGCTAATATAACCGACGTTTTGGAGGCGGCAGTGGAAGAGGATCTGTACGTCATACTGAGACCTGGTCCTTATATTTGTGCCGAGATTGATAAT GGTGGTTTACCATACTGGCTCTTCACAAAGTATCCCGGTATCCAGGTGCGAACCAGTGATGCCAACTATTTAGAAGAAGTTCGAATTTGGTACGAAAATCTTATGCCCCAGCTCACAAAATACATGTACGGCAATGGTGGTCCCATCATTATGGTTCAAATCGAAAACGAATACGGTGCATTCGGAAAGTGCGATAAAAATTATCTTAATTTTCTCAAAAACGAAACAGAAAAATACACAGAAGATAAAGCCATTCTGTTCACTGTGGATAGGCCGTACGGCGAGGAATTCGAGTGCGGACAGATTCCGGGGGTTTTCATCACCACCGACTTTGGGTTAATGACGGACGAGGAAGTTGACAGTCACAAGACCAGATTACGGTCGGTTCAGCCGAAAGGACCGCTGGTGAACACTGAATTCTATACTGGATGGTTAACGCATTGGCAGGAACCGAACCAGCGGCGGCCAGCGGAACCACTGGCAAATACTTTACGCAAAATGCTGCAGGATGGATGGAATGTCGACTTCTACATGTACTTCGGAGGAACTAATTTTGGATTCTGGGCTGGGGCCAACGATTGGGGTTTGGGCAAGTACATGGCCGACATCACATCCTATGATTATGACGCGCCAATGGATGAGGCAGGTGATCCGACAATGAAGTACACCGTGTTCAGAGATATCATTGGACAG taCATCGACTTGCCGGTAATGAGTGTTCCTGATTCAGCTCCAAAGATGACACATGAACCGGTTAGCATGGATCATGTAGATCGTATATTCACCGCTAATGCACGAGAAAAGTTGGGCTCTGAGCCCAAAACATCCGACCGCTTGTTGACATTCGAAGAGTTGAATCAAAATTCGGGTTTTGTCCTTTACGAAACTTCACTGCCCAAATTTACTCGCGACCCGAGCCAACTGACCGTTGAGGGTTTGCGAGATCGAGCTCAAATCTATGTAGATGAG TTTTTCGTGGGAACCCTCTCCAGAGAAAACGCCATTGAAACACTACCCATTTCGGCCGGTTGGGGAAGCAAGTtatcgatttttgtcgaaaatcaaGGTCGCATTAATTTCGACATACTTGATGACTACAAG GGAATTCTCGGAAATGTAACTATTCAAATATACGAAGAGCCATACGAGAAGAAATTATCGGGTTGGACTATTAGCAGTTACACTTTCGCGGATGTCTCTATGTTAAAGCAATTGATAGATTCCACAACTGATGGTCTAGGGGTCAATAGTAGAGGAATTTGTATCCACGGTCCGGTAGTGTTCAAGGGTGAGCTCAACATCAACGCGACAGAGATTCACGACACGTACATCGATATGTCTGGATGGGGAAAG GGTTTTGTTTTTGTCAACGGATTCAACCTGGGACGATATTGGCCGGTAGCTGGACCACAGGTCACACTGTATTTGCCAAAGGAACTTCTACACGAGGGTTCGAACGAATTAATTCTGGTGGAGCTGCAAAGAGCACCGACTGATAGATTGATTCATTTCTCCGACCGTGCCATACTTGATGaggtttaa
- the LOC129725976 gene encoding beta-galactosidase-like isoform X3: protein MFDNSATSVVHKDERSFSIDYERDTFVMDGKDFRYVAGSFHYFRALPETWRTKLRTMRAGGLNAVDLYVQWSLHNPKENVYVWDGIANITDVLEAAVEEDLYVILRPGPYICAEIDNGGLPYWLFTKYPGIQVRTSDANYLEEVRIWYENLMPQLTKYMYGNGGPIIMVQIENEYGAFGKCDKNYLNFLKNETEKYTEDKAILFTVDRPYGEEFECGQIPGVFITTDFGLMTDEEVDSHKTRLRSVQPKGPLVNTEFYTGWLTHWQEPNQRRPAEPLANTLRKMLQDGWNVDFYMYFGGTNFGFWAGANDWGLGKYMADITSYDYDAPMDEAGDPTMKYTVFRDIIGQYIDLPVMSVPDSAPKMTHEPVSMDHVDRIFTANAREKLGSEPKTSDRLLTFEELNQNSGFVLYETSLPKFTRDPSQLTVEGLRDRAQIYVDEFFVGTLSRENAIETLPISAGWGSKLSIFVENQGRINFDILDDYKGILGNVTIQIYEEPYEKKLSGWTISSYTFADVSMLKQLIDSTTDGLGVNSRGICIHGPVVFKGELNINATEIHDTYIDMSGWGKGFVFVNGFNLGRYWPVAGPQVTLYLPKELLHEGSNELILVELQRAPTDRLIHFSDRAILDEV, encoded by the exons GATGAACGTTCCTTCTCCATCGATTATGAGCGGGACACGTTCGTGATGGACGGGAAGGATTTTCGGTATGTGGCCGGATCGTTCCATTACTTTCGCGCTTTGCCCGAGACTTGGCGAACGAAGCTGCGAACGATGCGTGCCGGGGGACTGAATGCGGTTGATTTGTACGTGCAATGGTCATTGCATAATCCGAAGGAGAACGTTTACGTGTGGGACGGAATTGCTAATATAACCGACGTTTTGGAGGCGGCAGTGGAAGAGGATCTGTACGTCATACTGAGACCTGGTCCTTATATTTGTGCCGAGATTGATAAT GGTGGTTTACCATACTGGCTCTTCACAAAGTATCCCGGTATCCAGGTGCGAACCAGTGATGCCAACTATTTAGAAGAAGTTCGAATTTGGTACGAAAATCTTATGCCCCAGCTCACAAAATACATGTACGGCAATGGTGGTCCCATCATTATGGTTCAAATCGAAAACGAATACGGTGCATTCGGAAAGTGCGATAAAAATTATCTTAATTTTCTCAAAAACGAAACAGAAAAATACACAGAAGATAAAGCCATTCTGTTCACTGTGGATAGGCCGTACGGCGAGGAATTCGAGTGCGGACAGATTCCGGGGGTTTTCATCACCACCGACTTTGGGTTAATGACGGACGAGGAAGTTGACAGTCACAAGACCAGATTACGGTCGGTTCAGCCGAAAGGACCGCTGGTGAACACTGAATTCTATACTGGATGGTTAACGCATTGGCAGGAACCGAACCAGCGGCGGCCAGCGGAACCACTGGCAAATACTTTACGCAAAATGCTGCAGGATGGATGGAATGTCGACTTCTACATGTACTTCGGAGGAACTAATTTTGGATTCTGGGCTGGGGCCAACGATTGGGGTTTGGGCAAGTACATGGCCGACATCACATCCTATGATTATGACGCGCCAATGGATGAGGCAGGTGATCCGACAATGAAGTACACCGTGTTCAGAGATATCATTGGACAG taCATCGACTTGCCGGTAATGAGTGTTCCTGATTCAGCTCCAAAGATGACACATGAACCGGTTAGCATGGATCATGTAGATCGTATATTCACCGCTAATGCACGAGAAAAGTTGGGCTCTGAGCCCAAAACATCCGACCGCTTGTTGACATTCGAAGAGTTGAATCAAAATTCGGGTTTTGTCCTTTACGAAACTTCACTGCCCAAATTTACTCGCGACCCGAGCCAACTGACCGTTGAGGGTTTGCGAGATCGAGCTCAAATCTATGTAGATGAG TTTTTCGTGGGAACCCTCTCCAGAGAAAACGCCATTGAAACACTACCCATTTCGGCCGGTTGGGGAAGCAAGTtatcgatttttgtcgaaaatcaaGGTCGCATTAATTTCGACATACTTGATGACTACAAG GGAATTCTCGGAAATGTAACTATTCAAATATACGAAGAGCCATACGAGAAGAAATTATCGGGTTGGACTATTAGCAGTTACACTTTCGCGGATGTCTCTATGTTAAAGCAATTGATAGATTCCACAACTGATGGTCTAGGGGTCAATAGTAGAGGAATTTGTATCCACGGTCCGGTAGTGTTCAAGGGTGAGCTCAACATCAACGCGACAGAGATTCACGACACGTACATCGATATGTCTGGATGGGGAAAG GGTTTTGTTTTTGTCAACGGATTCAACCTGGGACGATATTGGCCGGTAGCTGGACCACAGGTCACACTGTATTTGCCAAAGGAACTTCTACACGAGGGTTCGAACGAATTAATTCTGGTGGAGCTGCAAAGAGCACCGACTGATAGATTGATTCATTTCTCCGACCGTGCCATACTTGATGaggtttaa